In Bacillota bacterium, a single window of DNA contains:
- a CDS encoding EamA family transporter has product MSEVGLAIVGALCWGLAPVAGKVGLVGIDPIVGLALRTLMASALVVGFVVGSGSWSYLERIPAGAWLPIGIEAVLATLAGDLAYYAALKQGHASTVAVVMAASPLATVAAATLWLREPVSWEKLAGTLLIVAGVALVGRGVGG; this is encoded by the coding sequence TTGTCTGAGGTCGGGCTGGCGATTGTTGGGGCCCTCTGCTGGGGCCTGGCTCCGGTGGCCGGCAAGGTCGGGCTTGTGGGAATCGACCCGATAGTGGGCCTGGCGCTGCGAACCCTGATGGCGTCGGCGCTGGTGGTCGGCTTCGTCGTCGGGAGCGGCTCGTGGAGCTACCTGGAACGCATCCCGGCAGGGGCGTGGCTTCCCATCGGCATCGAGGCGGTCCTGGCCACGCTGGCCGGCGACCTTGCGTACTACGCCGCCCTGAAGCAGGGGCACGCCTCGACGGTGGCGGTGGTGATGGCGGCGTCGCCGCTCGCGACCGTGGCCGCCGCTACGCTGTGGCTGAGGGAACCGGTGTCATGGGAGAAGCTGGCAGGTACGCTGCTGATCGTGGCGGGGGTGGCCCTGGTCGGGCGGGGGGTTGGGGGTTAA
- a CDS encoding amidase domain-containing protein — MFVAVPLRRLLLVLAVAVGAAVAIRLAWHLQRPARATPDPRAEAQQVLQRLLDERAKSLLEFDDGPLASHYDLSSRLGKWAYEHEQRRLRYLRAWTEKRRINLVSARSEVRVTRLQVSKDEIWASLIQSARLGYIYRDDPTLEKHLFGIGTRHAIQLVRKDGRWVIRRDWYTDPLDEDELVPEVTPADVTASGGILEPFARLAASGAARCSPPGVDEPGVAEALPGTRVDGGSGPFGPVLWLLDLLGSIPRKLSELVSFTAGAASRSWRYNRQAAATYARTYCGGAWGCGNGGRYNPQYRDYTDIGGDCTNFASQVLHAGGLPMDSAWYYRKGSGGSRAWVQTGGLLDHLLGTGRARVLVRGKYADVVMPNDRFPKGAINELEPGDLIAYQEKGRVVHFGAVVGRDFRGYTVVNSHTADRNAVPWDVGWDQATIFWLLKVRD, encoded by the coding sequence ATGTTCGTCGCCGTTCCGCTACGCCGGCTCTTGCTCGTCCTGGCCGTTGCGGTGGGGGCCGCGGTGGCCATTCGCCTGGCCTGGCATCTGCAGCGCCCTGCGAGGGCCACGCCGGACCCCAGGGCAGAGGCCCAGCAGGTGCTGCAGAGGCTCCTCGACGAGCGGGCGAAGTCGCTGCTGGAGTTTGACGACGGGCCGCTGGCCTCGCACTACGACCTCAGCTCCCGGCTCGGCAAGTGGGCCTACGAGCACGAACAGCGGCGGCTCCGGTATCTTCGGGCCTGGACGGAGAAGCGGCGCATCAACCTGGTCAGCGCCCGGTCCGAGGTGCGCGTCACCCGGCTTCAGGTGTCCAAGGACGAGATCTGGGCGAGCCTCATCCAGTCGGCGCGGCTCGGGTACATCTACCGCGATGACCCCACGCTGGAGAAGCACCTGTTCGGCATCGGAACCCGCCACGCCATCCAGCTCGTACGTAAGGACGGGCGGTGGGTCATCCGGCGCGACTGGTACACCGACCCGCTGGACGAGGACGAACTGGTGCCCGAGGTGACGCCTGCCGATGTGACCGCCTCGGGCGGCATCCTCGAACCGTTCGCCCGGCTGGCCGCGTCGGGAGCAGCGCGCTGCTCGCCGCCCGGGGTGGACGAACCGGGCGTCGCGGAGGCACTCCCCGGCACCCGGGTGGACGGCGGCTCGGGCCCGTTCGGGCCGGTCCTCTGGTTGCTCGATCTGCTGGGCAGTATTCCCCGGAAATTGAGCGAACTGGTGTCGTTCACCGCGGGGGCGGCCTCCCGCTCATGGCGGTACAACCGCCAGGCGGCCGCCACCTACGCCCGAACGTACTGTGGCGGCGCGTGGGGGTGTGGCAACGGCGGCCGCTACAACCCACAGTACCGGGACTACACCGATATCGGCGGCGACTGCACCAACTTCGCCTCGCAGGTACTGCACGCAGGCGGGCTGCCCATGGATTCCGCCTGGTACTACCGCAAGGGTTCGGGCGGCAGCCGGGCGTGGGTGCAGACGGGCGGGCTGCTTGACCATCTGCTTGGAACGGGGCGAGCCCGGGTGCTGGTGCGCGGGAAGTACGCGGACGTCGTCATGCCCAATGACCGGTTCCCGAAGGGAGCCATTAACGAGCTGGAACCCGGCGACCTCATCGCCTACCAGGAGAAGGGCCGGGTCGTGCACTTCGGGGCGGTGGTCGGGCGGGACTTTCGCGGGTATACGGTCGTCAACTCCCACACGGCCGACCGCAACGCCGTGCCGTGGGACGTAGGATGGGACCAGGCCACCATCTTCTGGCTGCTCAAGGTACGGGACTGA